One Plectropomus leopardus isolate mb unplaced genomic scaffold, YSFRI_Pleo_2.0 unplaced_scaffold21623, whole genome shotgun sequence genomic window carries:
- the LOC121965790 gene encoding claudin-like protein ZF-A89, which yields MASMGMQIAGCALALFGWIGVLIVCGTPMWRVSAFIGNNIVTSQIMWEGLWMSCVVQSTGQMQCKVYDSMLALSTDLQGARALVVVSIIVGLVGILVAFAGGKCTNFIPEERAKARACVAAGVLLIISGILCLIPVSWTASIIIRNFYNPVLVDAQKRELGASLYIGWGAGALLVLGGALLCASCPRKEDETPSVKYLLNQPGGYSKEDSFRSSGSKTYI from the coding sequence ATGGCTTCCATGGGGATGCAGATAGCGGGATGCGCCCTGGCCCTCTTTGGCTGGATCGGTGTGCTCATTGTGTGCGGCACACCAATGTGGAGGGTCTCTGCCTTCATTGGCAACAACATTGTGACATCGCAGATCATGTGGGAGGGCCTCTGGATGAGCTGCGTGGTCCAGAGCACGGGACAGATGCAGTGTAAGGTGTACGACTCCATGCTGGCTCTGAGCACCGACCTGCAGGGGGCCCGCGCTCTGGTGGTGGTCTCCATCATTGTAGGCCTCGTCGGGATCCTCGTAGCTTTCGCCGGCGGGAAGTGCACCAACTTCATTCCGGAGGAGAGGGCCAAGGCGAGGGCGTGTGTGGCTGCAGGCGTGCTGCTGATCATCAGTGGGATCCTCTGTCTTATCCCTGTTTCATGGACCGCCAGCATTATCATCAGGAACTTCTACAACCCGGTGCTCGTGGATGCCCAGAAGAGAGAGCTCGGGGCCTCTCTGTACATCGGCTGGGGGGCCGGGGCGCTGCTGGTCCTGGGAGGAGCGCTTCTGTGTGCCAGCTGTCCCCGCAAAGAGGATGAGACCCCCTCTGTGAAGTACCTCCTAAACCAGCCGGGAGGATACAGCAAAGAGGATTCATTCAGATCCAGTGGGTCAAAGACGTACATTTGA